The region TCGCATAACTTAAAAGAATGTCCTAAAGTTTCCTGGCTAGGCCCACTTGCGTTGTACAAGGTCACATTACATGCTCGGGTTTGTGCAACATGCACTTTACTACAAACTTTTCCAGCTGGAATTATGTCACTAGATCAGTTTGCTGCAGAAGATTAGGACCAAGACTAGTGGCTTAATTAATCTTGATTTCTTATTATTGTTTCACATATTAGGTTCTTTATTATAACTAAAATAGTTGGATTAGAATATCCGAATAAATCTAATAAGTATTCTTGAGCTCAGATCATTGGCCAGGCTGATGTGGATCTCAGCTGTGACAACATTTAATTTCTTTTAGGTTCTTTACTAATTTATCACATGCCATATAGGCAAAAAGTGGACTACAGTCAGCAGCGTTGTGGGTCATGCTCGCATAGGAATTTTACTATATAAGGGCAACCATGCAACCTAATTCATTCAAGCATATGAAGTGATAAAGAGTTTGTAAGATTATATAACATGTCCAGAGAGTTCACAAGAACTCTGGCTGACTGCCAGGAGTCCAGTCGTGCTCTAAGAAACTATTTAGGTGAACAACAAAGTCCCGGCGAGATGATTTTTGGATTTTTGGAGGAAAGTGTAGAATCATCAGATAGCTCGTGGATTTCTTCAGGCGATAGTGATAGGTCTGGAGATTATGTTGCTGAGGAGACTGAGGATGACAATGATGTAGATTCTTGCTCTGCTGAGAAGAATAAGGTGTTCTGGGAATCACAGGATCAACTTCTCCTGGTCAGTTCTGATATGTGCTAAATGTGTTCAGAATATTGTATTTGTGCTTTTCTGAAATCGAACTAACAGTTATTTTGGCTTTGATCTCATTGTGCAGGCGACTTTGCGCAAGAGCAGTTCTTCCGAGTCAAAGATTAGAAAAACAACCAAAGAAACTATAAGGGACATAAAATTGGGAGGCACTATGTGTGTTTGTCGGAAAGCAGTGACAGATTGCAGAAATTGTCTACAAAGAGAAATATCTCTCCGCCTTCAAACTGCAAAGTATAATTGTGCCATATGCAAATCCAAGTGGATGAGTACAAGAGAAATCCCATCAGGTATTTTTCTAAGACTTTAGTTGACAAGGAATCCACAAAGGTGTTTAAACAACAAAAATTTTGTTTACATCCGTAATAATCTACATTTGTTTAACGTCTATAGGACCATGTATGACATGACTGTAATCTTTCAGGGGATCATACATATTTAGAAGTGGTAGACAATTCAAATGTCAGCAAAGGAGAAACTAGAGTGGTAATTGAGCTAAATTTTCGAGCCGAATTCGAGATAGCCAGTGCTGGAGAAGATTACTGTCAGTTGACAAACCGACTGCCTGAGGTATTTGTTGGAAAAATTGAAAGGCTCCGAGCTGTGGTGAAGATTTTATGTTCTGCCTCAAAAAAGTGTATGAAAGAAAGGAAAATGCATATTGCTCCATGGAGGAAGCAAAAGTACATGCAAGCTAAGTGGGTTGGCGTTCGGGAGATGAATGCTACAGCAGCAGTCCTTCCATCAGAAGGACGATATATGGAATGGTCCCGACCAAGGCAAAAGGCCTCCATGCTTTCTTTTGATCTGCTTGAGGCTTCACCTGCTTTGCATTGCCAAGCTATTAAAGTTTTGTAGTATATGACTACCGGTAGGATTGACAGTTTTGTATGATATCTTATGCTAAGAATATGTAATAAGAATAAAGAACGGACGTTTGTTCAAGACcagtgaatagtgtgaatagtatgAACTTGAGGTGTTTgattaataattttgattattaaaaaaaagTGTAAATAACTTATTAGATTATCTCGGTAAAGATGATGATGAATGCTCGGGGATCCAAAGTTTGGAAAAGATTATATAATATTGTTAAGAATAATGTGAGAGATATGTTTGAAGACTAAACAATGAACTTGTTAACTACTCCATCCATCTCTTTCGTTTCCTTATATTTTGAGAAAATTTTAAACATATATTTTAAGGTGCTTATGTATTATGGTATTATAGTTTTATAACataattttatgattttatgatttttaacaaaattaaatatttaaatttatattcaAATTTTGTTTTAAGGTTATAAAATTATAGTTTGAACCAAGGTAAACTGCATTAAGCGACAAACTTTGTCTcaggcataatcataaattctacTCCTGTGAAATTCGAACATGTAACCAATAGAATAGTTATCTTCTCTTTAAATAACAATTGAGTCAACCCTTTAAGTAGCACCAAATGGATAAAAAGGAAGGTTACATGGGAGTTTCATGTAGATTTAAATGGATAAAAAGGAAGGTTACATGGGAGTTTCATGTAGATTTAAATTTTGAGAAGATGCCAACAacattaaaattaaattttataaaagaACTAACTCTATAATTCGTGCGAGACAcgaaaatatattagaatattatataatatttttattactTTCGATTTCTATTTAA is a window of Apium graveolens cultivar Ventura chromosome 11, ASM990537v1, whole genome shotgun sequence DNA encoding:
- the LOC141698266 gene encoding uncharacterized protein LOC141698266, with translation MSREFTRTLADCQESSRALRNYLGEQQSPGEMIFGFLEESVESSDSSWISSGDSDRSGDYVAEETEDDNDVDSCSAEKNKVFWESQDQLLLATLRKSSSSESKIRKTTKETIRDIKLGGTMCVCRKAVTDCRNCLQREISLRLQTAKYNCAICKSKWMSTREIPSGDHTYLEVVDNSNVSKGETRVVIELNFRAEFEIASAGEDYCQLTNRLPEVFVGKIERLRAVVKILCSASKKCMKERKMHIAPWRKQKYMQAKWVGVREMNATAAVLPSEGRYMEWSRPRQKASMLSFDLLEASPALHCQAIKVL